Sequence from the Sinorhizobium meliloti genome:
GCCGTTGCCGCGAGGTCCGGTGTGGGGAAACCAACGATCTACAGGCACTGGGCGAACGCCTCCGAACTCGCCATGGCCGCCTTGATGTCCGGAGACCCGGGCATCTTCGCAGAAGGCGGAACAAGTCTGCGATCGGCCCTCGCGGGGCAGATGCGATCGCTGATCCAGGCCTTTGCGACGACCAGAGGGCGCCAAATCGCCATGACGCTCGCGGCCGCCGACCCCGAAAGCGAATTCACCAAGGCCTTCCGCAACCAAGTCATCCTCTCGAGCCGCGAGGCCGGTCGCGCCATGTTGCTCGAGGCTGCCGCCAGGGGGGAGATCACGTTGCAGCAAGACCTCGAGGTGCTGCTCGACATGATCTACGGTCCCGTCTTCTACCGGCTGCTCGTCGGGCATCGCCCACTCGACACGGGCTTTGCCGACAGCATCGTCGCGATCGCCCTGGAAGCAGTGGCAGCCAGCCCGCAAAGCTAGGAAACGAGAGCGGACCGTGATTTTCTCGATGCCATTACGCTCGGACAGGCTGTCGATATCGCTGAATATTGCATTGTGCAACTCGACCAGGTGGACGGGCGAGAGATTTTCCGCGAGGTCCGTGAAATGGACGAGGTCGGCGAACAGAACGGTACATTCGCCGTGGCTCTGGGCCGGGATGCTTTCACCGTTCAGGAGGTGTTGCGCGACATCCGCACGAATGAGCTCGCGAAGCATCTCCTCCGACTTCGCGCGCTCTTTTGAAGTTTGATGTAGTTCGCGATCGAAGATCGCGAGTAGCTGAAGAGCAAATACGTCATCACCGCGGCAACGGTGGCGGTGTTCGCAATGTATGAGGACGTCCGATCCGACTGCTCCAGAGCGAGCAAGGGCGGTCGCCACATCGAGAGGAATTCCGCAACGCCCACACCGATGGCAAGGGCCGCGTGCGCGCGCCTTGCGGTCTAGTTCACCATGAAGCGCGAACTAAAGGGGAGGCTGGCGGCGCCGACTGCTTTCGGAGCTGCGGATGTCCTTCCCACCACCGCGTTAACGGAGGGGATTTCCTGCCGGACAAGCGTACACAGCGCCTCGCAAATAGCGGCTGGAACGAAGGACGAGAGGACGACGGTCCTGAGTTCGATGAATTGCAGCAGCGATTGCGTCAGTTGAATGAGATTTTCAGCGCAGGCCTGCTGCCAGTCTGCAAGAGTCGCTTCCAACGGAGGCCAAGACAAATCCTGGCCCCAGAGTTTCTCCGCCATAGCGCTGTCCGCCGGCAGGCGGCGTTCCAGGGCGAGCACGCCGACATCATAGCTAAGCGGCGAATTGCCGTTGTAAATCTGGTGATTAAGGACGAGGCGGCAGTGCAGGCGAGCGCCGAGATAGAAGAACAGGAAATCCTGCAACTGCCTCGCCGTCCCGAACAGGCTTTCGCCACCGGCTGCGGCCGTGATGTCGTTCTGTACGAAGACGGGAAGACCGAACTCGGCCTCCAGATAGCGGTGCAGCACGTCGTGGTCCGGCTCGGAGCGGATTGGCGGGGTGGGAAGCGCGAGGCCGACGCCGGCGATACGGGCCTGCCGGCTTTCTGAAAGGCCGGCGACGGCCAAGCGAATTTCGAGCGCCAACGCTTCCGGCGCATCGAACGTGTCGGCCGCCTTGTGCGGCATCACGCGATGGTGCTGGACGTTGCCGATGAAATCGACGACGACGATGTGGGTGTTGTGGTATCCGACGCTCACGCCAACCGAGTAGGCTCCCTCGGAGTTCAGCATGAGAGGCGTCGTCGGCGGGCCGACGCGGCCCTTCTGTGCCTCGCCGCGCACGACGAGGCCTTCCTGTTCGAGCGAGCGCACGATCACTGAAATCGTCTGCGCCGAAAGGCCCGTCTTCTCGCCGATTTCAAGGCGGGTCGTCGCTTCGTTCTGCAGGAGCAGGGAGAGCACTAGACGCTCGTTGTAGCTGCGCACGCTCAGCGAGTTGAGGCCGCTGGCGCGGTCGGCGATGCGAAGCGGATTGGGCGGCGCGAAACGCATGTCAGGCAAGGGAGCGATCCTTCCTGGAAAGGGCGACGGTCAGGGAGAAGGAGACGGAGTTACGCATCGGGCCACCCGATCGCCAGCACTTCCTGGGCGAGAGCCTCGCCGAGCAGGCGGTGGGCATCCTCGTCGATGTGGAAGCCATCGGCCGGCGAACACTGGCAGACCGTACCGGCGTCGAAGAAATGCGCCTCCAGAGAATCCGCCATTATCTCGAACTCCAGCGCCAGCTTGCGAGATTTTTCCTGTGCGCCTGAGAAAATCGACTCCCATTCCTTGAGATCTTCCAGCATCGGCGGCGGGGCGACGATCATGATTTCGGGATCGTTGCCGGTCCGGCCGGGCGAGAGTTCTCGGATATCGTGCACGAGACAGCCGATGCCCATTGCGACCTCGGACGGTGGCATGTTGAAGCGCCGCTTCAGGTCATTGGTGCCGAGCATAATGATGATAAGGTCGAGTGGTGCATGGCTCTGCAGACAGGGGCGCAGATAGGTCCGGCCGTTCTTGAGCGAACCTTCGATCGGATCGTCATGCACGGTCGTGCGTCCGCTCAGGCCTTCTTCGATAACCTGCCAGTTCGGGCCGAGCAGGCCTTGCAGAACACCGCCCCAGCGCTGTTCGCGTCGGTAGCGATCAAGCGGTCCGCGGCCAGGTACCTGGCCGTGAGTGTTGGAATCTCCGAAGCATAGAACGGTCCGTGCCACTGTCCCCTCCACCGGGATTCAAGCCCCTCTTCTCCCGGTGCAGACTTCGCATCCGGAGAGATGGTTTGCAAGAACGGCATTGTTCATTCACTCTGAATAACTATTGACAGTCGAAAGCGCCAGTGATTTTCTGGTGACCGGAGGAGAGTTCCAGGTCGTTTCCAAGGCTGTGCACGGCACCGGACACACGTCACGGGCTGCCGACGCCGCATGGCTTCCGGCCGGTAAATCCCCCGTTAAACGCCTGCTTTGGAGGAGAAGTATGAGCACCATCATCAGGAAAATCCGCGCATCGGTTCTGTTGGCCGGCGTGTTCTTCGCAACGAACAGTTTTGCGCAGGAGGTGCCGCTGCTCGAGGGCGTCACGACCCGTGCGGAAAACAATCCCACGGTGGAAGAAGGCAAATACAAGAAGGATGCACCCTGGGTCATCGGCATGAGCAGTTTTGGCGTCAACGCAAATACGTGGACCGTGCAGGTGGCGCATGAAGCGCAGGCCGCAGCCGATAACGACAAGCGGATCACAAAATTCATCCTGCTCGATGCCGGCTTCGACCAGAAGAAGCAGGTCGCCGACATCGAGGACCTGATCGCCCAAAAGGTGGATGCGATCATCGTCCAGCCCGTCACCTCGACTTCGGCCAATGCCAGCATCGAGAAGGCCGTGGCAGCGGGCATTCCGGTCGTGTTGCACACCGGCCGCATCGAATCGGAGGCCTATACGACGGAAATCCAGGGTGGTGCCGAGCATTTCGGCAAGGTCATGGGTGACTTCCTCGTCAAGGAACTCGGTGGCAAGGGCAACATCTGGGTGCTGCGCGGCCTCGCCGGCCATCCAGAAGATACCAACCGCTACAATGGCCTCAAGCAGTCGCTCGAAGGCACTGAGATCAAGATTGCTGCCGAGGAGCACGGCGACTGGCAATACGACAAGGCCAAGAAGGTCTGCGAGACGCTCTACCTCAGTGACCCGAATGTCGACGGCATCTGGTCGTCGGGTGCGGATATGACACGCGCCTGCGTCGACGTCTTCAAGCAGTTCGGCTCCCCCATTCCGCCGATCTCCGGCGAAGGCAATAACGGCTTCTTCGGTCAGTGGATTGCCGACGGCTTCAAGTCGATCTCGTCGGAATATAGCCCAGCCCAGGGCGCGGCCGGCATCCGCGCCGCTGTCGCACTGCTCGAAGGCAAGGCGCTTCACAAACACTACGACTACAATCCACCAGGCTGGGACCTCGAAAAGGTCAAGAAATACTACCGCGACGACCTGTCGGCCAATGTCTGGTGGCCATCGGAACTCTCCGAAGAACAGCTCAAAGAATTCTACGCCAAGCAGTAGGCGGACCGCGCCGGGAGGCGGGCGCCTGCTTGCCTCCCGTAATTCGGGTAAAGGAAATCCATGTCGCATCTCATTGAAATGGCAGCCATTTCCAAGGCATTCGGAGGCAGTGTCGCGCTTCGTGATGTGTCGCTGGCGCTGGCACCGGGCACCGTGCACGCCCTGATGGGCGAGAATGGTGCGGGCAAATCCACGCTGATGAAAATCCTGGCCGGCGTGCATCAGCCTGACAGCGGCGAGGTTCGCCGCGCGGGCCGAACCGTAAGCTTCGCCAATCCGCGCGCGGCACTCGAAGCCGGCATATCGACGGTCTTCCAGGAACTCTCTCTGCTGCCCAACATGACGATCGCGGAAAACATGTTCCTCGGCCGTGAACCGACCGGTTGCTTCGGCGGAATTGACCGTCGGCGCATGCGCGTGGGTACGAAGGACGCGCTCGCCCGCCTCGGCCTGACGCTCGATCCCGACACGCTGGTATCGGAGCTTTCCATTGCTGAGCGCCAGTTTGTCGAGATCGCCCACGGCATCGACTCGGATGCCGACGTCTTTATCCTTGACGAGCCAACGGCGGCACTGAATGCCGCCGATGTCGAAGTCCTCAACCGGCATATCCGGTCGCTTCGCGAAGGGGGCAAGGCCATCGTCTACATCTCCCATCGCATGGACGAGATCTTTGCCATCTGCGACGTGGTGACGGTGCTGAAGGACGGACAACTGGTGGGCACGCGACCGCTCTCGGAAATGACGCCCGCCTCGCTGATCGCGATGATGGTTGGGCGCGAGCTGGAAGACCTTTTTCCCGAGCGCGGTCAAGGCGAAGGTGCCGCGGCGCTCTCCGTATCCGGCCTTCGGCTTCACACGGATTCTCAGCCTTTCTCCTTCACGGTGAGGAAGGGCGAGATCGTCGGCTTCGCTGGTCTCGAAGGGCAGGGACAACAGAAGGCGGTGCGCGCGCTCGTCGGGCAGTTTGCCCCTGTCGAGGGCACAGCGTCCCGGCGGGGAGAGACTATCCAGCTTCCTGTGCCGAAGGAGAGCGGCGTCCGTCGCTGGCAGGCGCTGGGCGGCGCTTTCGTGCCGGAGGACCGCAAGGATGATGGCTTGTTCCTCGGCCATTCCGTTGGGCAGAACATCGTTGCAGCCTTGCATGCGGGCCGGCCGGCGCTGACGGCGGCGAAGCGGTACGGCGACGTCATTACCGAAACCATGCGTCGGCTGAACATCAAGGCATCAGGGCCGTCCGCCATTGTCGGTGCGCTCTCGGGCGGCAATCAGCAAAAGGTGCTGCTCGGCCGCTATCTCGCGACCGATGCCGATCTCCTCCTGATTGAGGAGCCGACGCGCGGCGTCGATGTCGGCGCCAAGGCGGAAATCTACCGTATCTTGCGCGATTTCGCGAAAGCCGGCGGTGCGGTGCTGGTTTTGTCACGCGAGACGATCGAACTGATCGGCCTCTGCGAACGCCTCTATGTGATCCACGGTAACACCGCCGTCTCGGAAATACGGGCTGTGGATGCGACTGAACACAGCATTCTCAACGCCGCCCTCAGCGCCTGACGGACTGGACGACTTGATGACATCCTCTTCCTCCACCTTCGAAAAATTGCTCACCAGCCGAGGCAGCCGGCGGGGCCTCTGGCTGCTGCCGCTCGTGATCGCGATCGCCATGGCGCTTTGGCTGGCCGCGACCACCAGCCAGTTCGGTCAGTCGAGCAATCTAGCGAATCTCGTCGCACAAGGCATGCCGCTGCTGATAACGGCGGTCGGGCAGATGTTCGTCGTGCTCGTCGGCGGGCTTGATCTGTCCATCGGCTCAGTCGTCAGCTTTACCACGGCGATCCTGGCGCTCGACCTGCCGGGCTTCGTCACCATTCCCGCCGTTTTCGTGCTCGCCGGCCTCATCGGCGCGACCAACGGCTACTGCGTCACGCGCCTCAGCGTGCATCCGATCGTCGCGACGCTCTCCATGCAGTACATCGTGCTCGGCATCACCCGCGTGCTGCGCCCAGTCTCGGGTGGCGCGGTGCCCGATAGCGTGCGCTGGATGGTCGAGGGTTCGCTCTTCGGCATTCCCCTGCCTGTGTTCTGGGGCATCGTCACGATGCTCGTCGCGTGGAAGCTACTCTACGGGTCGCGCTACGGTCTGCATCTTTTCGCCATCGGCGGAGGCGTCGCCTCGGGCTCGGCTGATGCAGCGCGCAATTTCGGCATTCCTGCCAACCGCAACATCCTGCTTGCCTATGTGATCTGCACACTATTCGCCGCCCTTGCCGGTGTGTTCCTCGCGGGCCGCATCGTCTCCGGCGACCCGAACGTCGGCCTCCTGATGGAACTCGACGCCATTACGGCGGTCGCCATCGGCGGCACCCAATTGTCCGGCGGCGTCGGCAGCCTGCACGGCACGGTCATCGGCGTTGCAGCGCTGGCGCTGCTGTCCAACGGCATGAACCTTCTCAACGTCACGCCTTTCGTGCAGACGGCGATCAAGGGGATACTGCTCATGGCCGTCGTCGCGCTGCAGTCGCGCAAGAAGATAGGACTCTGATCATGTCGGCTCTCGTCAATTCGACCGGCTTCCGGCGCATCTCCAAGGTCCCACCGTCCTATTACCTGCTCGCCATGCTGCTGGTGATCCTGTTCGTCGCACGCCCGCAGATGCTGAACGCCAATGTCCTCGGTGTCTTCGTGCGGCAGGTCGTGCCACTCGGCATTCTCGTGCTCGGCCAGCTCCTTGTGATGCGGGTGAAGTCGATCGATCTGTCGGGCGGCGGCGTCATCCTTCTCATCAATTACTGCATCTCGTCCGGCATTTTCCCCGGCGCCTCGCTCGGTTTCTATGTCGCACTGGCGCTGACGACCGGCCTAGTCATCGGCCTCTTCAACGGGGTGATGGTGGCCAAGCGCCGCGTCTCTGCCGTCATAGTCACGCTGGCGCTTTCCATCGTGCTCGTTGGCTTCGTGCAGTATCTTTCGAGCGGCAAGCCACCAGGCGACGTGCCGAAACTCTTTGCTGATCTCTTCAACACGCGCTTTGCCGGCCTGCCGAGCCCGGTCATCCTCTGGATCGCAGTCACCGCGCTGATGGCGCTGCTGCTATCGCAGACTGTCTTCGGCCGCTTTGTCGCCGCGGTCGGAGAAAGCATGCCGGCCGCGCATTTTTCCGGTGTTCCGGTGGAGCGCACGGTTATCCTCGCCCACACACTCGCCGGCCTGATGGCCGCTATCGCCGCGCTGGTCCAGACGGCGTCTATCGCCGTTGGCAGCGTGCGTGTCGGGCTCGACCTGCCGGTTCTCTCAGTGGCCGCGACCATTCTCGGCGGCGTCGTCTTCGGGCGTGGTGAGGGTGGCGTCTGGGGACCATTCTTCGGCGTGCTCTGCTTCGCCTTCCTCTTTGTTGCCATGACGACGTTCGGTGTCGGCGATGCCGGCAAGCTCGTCGCTCAGGGCATGATCATCCTGCTCGCGGCCATCTTCTACGGCCTTCGTGCCGGCAAATGACAATCAACAGCCATTCAAGGAGGACGTTAATGGTGGAAAAGCGCTCAGTACTGTGCTTTGGGGATTCGCTGACATGGGGCTGGATTCCGGTGAAGGGATCCTCACCGACCTTGCGCTATCCCTATGAACAACGGTGGACCGGCGCAATGGCCGCGAGGCTTGGCGACGGTTACCACATCATCGAAGAGGGGCTGAGCGCCCGCACCACCAGCCTCGACGACCCCAACGACGCGCGGCTCAACGGCAGCACCTACCTGCCCATGGCACTCGCCAGCCACCTCCCACTCGACCTCGTCATCATCATGCTGGGCACGAACGACACGAAATCCTATTTCCACCGCACGCCTTACGAGATCGCCAACGGCATGGGCAAGCTAGTCGGCCAGGTGCTGACCTGCGCCGGTGGCGTCGGCACGCCATATCCCGCGCCGAAGGTGCTTGTCGTCGCTCCGCCGCCGCTCGCGCCGATGCCCGACCCGTGGTTCGAAGGCATGTTCGGCGGCGGCTACGAGAAGTCGAAGGAACTCTCCGGCCTCTACAAGGCGCTTGCCGATTTCATGAAGGTCGAGTTTTTCGCCGCCGGTGATTGCATTTCCACCGATGGGATCGACGGCATTCACCTCTCGGCGGAAACCAACATCAGACTCGGGCACGCGATCGCGGACAAAGTTGCGGCGTTGTTCTGAGCGACGCCACTCCGGCGCCTCCCTGCCGGAGTGGTGTTCTTTTGGCGTCCACGGTAGTCTGACGCTCGCCTACCGCCAGCTACGGAGGTCGATGGCGTCGACCTTCATCGGGCGGAGCGGCGGTCGGCGCCGTCCGATTCAGATCTTGCTGGCGCTCGCGGCACTCGGCGATCCCGAACCGGTCGGCGATCGGGCGTGCGGACACCGCAGTCTGAGGCACTCGTCACGACCACTTCGAGTGAACGGCAAATTGCGCGTGCCCTCTGTCGCGACTAGCCGATAGTCTCAAATGATCGCATAGTGTATCACCGGGAACACGGCTATGGAGTTGCGGCGCTCCAGGGAGGGTAGGTGGCCTCCTTCGAACCTAGAGCGAGAGAATGTGGGGCCTTAGGACGTCTACGGTTTCCGTAAGGCCGTTTGCCTCCATATCCAAAAGAAGGACATCGGCGGTTTTTCCGGCTTTCTGAAGCGCTCTCTCATGCGCCTAACCGCTGCCACCGCTCTACCGGTGTCCAAGGCAATTGTATCAGCAATAAAGGCATCGGCCGACCTCGCTTTAAGGTTCAACCGGCGGAGCAACTCCTCGGGGAAGTCTCTCAGATTATCGGTCACAATTACAGCGGCCTGCGTCTTCAGAGCAGCTGCGACTACATGCGCGTCGTTTTCGTCGGGGAGACCCTCGCAAGCGGAGAGAAACTGATCAAAATCAACGACCATCGCTTCCTCGAATGCAGCTTCCATGCTTGCTCCTGCGCGCGATGCACGTACGGTGGCGTCGGCGACGTCCTTATCGGCCAAGATCTTTCTCGATGGCCTTCTGGGTCTCATCAAGAATAGTTGCGGACCAGCGGAGTCGAAAGAATTCCGCTTCGCAAGGGTCAGCAGCAAGTTTCGCTTTAGTGCACTTGCGTCGACGAAGGCGGTGAATCGATTAGCGAACAAGCTTACAGATGCTCCGCGTCCAACTCGGCAAGATCTGCAAGGGCCTGACTCCGCTTCTCGTCGCGTTCCTTCTTGTATTTGAACAGATGATCGGCCTGAATCCTTCGATGTCGACCAACAAGCGAGTACTCGATCTCGCCCTTATCGAGGAGGGAAACCAGGAATGGCCGCGATACATTGAGAATATCCGCCGCTTGTTGCGTCGTCAGCATCTTGCTGACGGGAACGAGCGTCACCGCGTCACCCTTGCCGATATGACGCAACAGCTCCATTAGGAGACTGGACAGCGCTGGGGTAAGGGTAATCTCCGTTGGCTGCTGCGTCTCATCGTCGAGCACGCGCAATTTCGCGTCGCCGGTAGCATGAGCCGCCAGTATCTTCCGCAGGTGGTTCGCGGCAGCTTTTTCGGAGGCTGACGGCAGGCGCCCGCCCAGTTCCTGGGCTGCTGCTGGAACTGTCATTTTGATAGCCCTCCATTTGGAACTC
This genomic interval carries:
- a CDS encoding TetR/AcrR family transcriptional regulator produces the protein MSQQHMSPPKRRGRPPNQLAQATILKAAHDILTEDGFGRLTVEAVAARSGVGKPTIYRHWANASELAMAALMSGDPGIFAEGGTSLRSALAGQMRSLIQAFATTRGRQIAMTLAAADPESEFTKAFRNQVILSSREAGRAMLLEAAARGEITLQQDLEVLLDMIYGPVFYRLLVGHRPLDTGFADSIVAIALEAVAASPQS
- a CDS encoding ROK family transcriptional regulator, coding for MRFAPPNPLRIADRASGLNSLSVRSYNERLVLSLLLQNEATTRLEIGEKTGLSAQTISVIVRSLEQEGLVVRGEAQKGRVGPPTTPLMLNSEGAYSVGVSVGYHNTHIVVVDFIGNVQHHRVMPHKAADTFDAPEALALEIRLAVAGLSESRQARIAGVGLALPTPPIRSEPDHDVLHRYLEAEFGLPVFVQNDITAAAGGESLFGTARQLQDFLFFYLGARLHCRLVLNHQIYNGNSPLSYDVGVLALERRLPADSAMAEKLWGQDLSWPPLEATLADWQQACAENLIQLTQSLLQFIELRTVVLSSFVPAAICEALCTLVRQEIPSVNAVVGRTSAAPKAVGAASLPFSSRFMVN
- a CDS encoding SGNH/GDSL hydrolase family protein codes for the protein MARTVLCFGDSNTHGQVPGRGPLDRYRREQRWGGVLQGLLGPNWQVIEEGLSGRTTVHDDPIEGSLKNGRTYLRPCLQSHAPLDLIIIMLGTNDLKRRFNMPPSEVAMGIGCLVHDIRELSPGRTGNDPEIMIVAPPPMLEDLKEWESIFSGAQEKSRKLALEFEIMADSLEAHFFDAGTVCQCSPADGFHIDEDAHRLLGEALAQEVLAIGWPDA
- a CDS encoding ABC transporter substrate-binding protein translates to MSTIIRKIRASVLLAGVFFATNSFAQEVPLLEGVTTRAENNPTVEEGKYKKDAPWVIGMSSFGVNANTWTVQVAHEAQAAADNDKRITKFILLDAGFDQKKQVADIEDLIAQKVDAIIVQPVTSTSANASIEKAVAAGIPVVLHTGRIESEAYTTEIQGGAEHFGKVMGDFLVKELGGKGNIWVLRGLAGHPEDTNRYNGLKQSLEGTEIKIAAEEHGDWQYDKAKKVCETLYLSDPNVDGIWSSGADMTRACVDVFKQFGSPIPPISGEGNNGFFGQWIADGFKSISSEYSPAQGAAGIRAAVALLEGKALHKHYDYNPPGWDLEKVKKYYRDDLSANVWWPSELSEEQLKEFYAKQ
- a CDS encoding sugar ABC transporter ATP-binding protein, translating into MSHLIEMAAISKAFGGSVALRDVSLALAPGTVHALMGENGAGKSTLMKILAGVHQPDSGEVRRAGRTVSFANPRAALEAGISTVFQELSLLPNMTIAENMFLGREPTGCFGGIDRRRMRVGTKDALARLGLTLDPDTLVSELSIAERQFVEIAHGIDSDADVFILDEPTAALNAADVEVLNRHIRSLREGGKAIVYISHRMDEIFAICDVVTVLKDGQLVGTRPLSEMTPASLIAMMVGRELEDLFPERGQGEGAAALSVSGLRLHTDSQPFSFTVRKGEIVGFAGLEGQGQQKAVRALVGQFAPVEGTASRRGETIQLPVPKESGVRRWQALGGAFVPEDRKDDGLFLGHSVGQNIVAALHAGRPALTAAKRYGDVITETMRRLNIKASGPSAIVGALSGGNQQKVLLGRYLATDADLLLIEEPTRGVDVGAKAEIYRILRDFAKAGGAVLVLSRETIELIGLCERLYVIHGNTAVSEIRAVDATEHSILNAALSA
- a CDS encoding ABC transporter permease; protein product: MTSSSSTFEKLLTSRGSRRGLWLLPLVIAIAMALWLAATTSQFGQSSNLANLVAQGMPLLITAVGQMFVVLVGGLDLSIGSVVSFTTAILALDLPGFVTIPAVFVLAGLIGATNGYCVTRLSVHPIVATLSMQYIVLGITRVLRPVSGGAVPDSVRWMVEGSLFGIPLPVFWGIVTMLVAWKLLYGSRYGLHLFAIGGGVASGSADAARNFGIPANRNILLAYVICTLFAALAGVFLAGRIVSGDPNVGLLMELDAITAVAIGGTQLSGGVGSLHGTVIGVAALALLSNGMNLLNVTPFVQTAIKGILLMAVVALQSRKKIGL
- a CDS encoding ABC transporter permease, which codes for MSALVNSTGFRRISKVPPSYYLLAMLLVILFVARPQMLNANVLGVFVRQVVPLGILVLGQLLVMRVKSIDLSGGGVILLINYCISSGIFPGASLGFYVALALTTGLVIGLFNGVMVAKRRVSAVIVTLALSIVLVGFVQYLSSGKPPGDVPKLFADLFNTRFAGLPSPVILWIAVTALMALLLSQTVFGRFVAAVGESMPAAHFSGVPVERTVILAHTLAGLMAAIAALVQTASIAVGSVRVGLDLPVLSVAATILGGVVFGRGEGGVWGPFFGVLCFAFLFVAMTTFGVGDAGKLVAQGMIILLAAIFYGLRAGK
- a CDS encoding SGNH/GDSL hydrolase family protein; translated protein: MVEKRSVLCFGDSLTWGWIPVKGSSPTLRYPYEQRWTGAMAARLGDGYHIIEEGLSARTTSLDDPNDARLNGSTYLPMALASHLPLDLVIIMLGTNDTKSYFHRTPYEIANGMGKLVGQVLTCAGGVGTPYPAPKVLVVAPPPLAPMPDPWFEGMFGGGYEKSKELSGLYKALADFMKVEFFAAGDCISTDGIDGIHLSAETNIRLGHAIADKVAALF
- a CDS encoding PIN domain-containing protein, whose amino-acid sequence is MEAAFEEAMVVDFDQFLSACEGLPDENDAHVVAAALKTQAAVIVTDNLRDFPEELLRRLNLKARSADAFIADTIALDTGRAVAAVRRMRERFRKPEKPPMSFFWIWRQTALRKP
- a CDS encoding helix-turn-helix domain-containing protein, translating into MTVPAAAQELGGRLPSASEKAAANHLRKILAAHATGDAKLRVLDDETQQPTEITLTPALSSLLMELLRHIGKGDAVTLVPVSKMLTTQQAADILNVSRPFLVSLLDKGEIEYSLVGRHRRIQADHLFKYKKERDEKRSQALADLAELDAEHL